One genomic segment of Pandoraea thiooxydans includes these proteins:
- the mctP gene encoding monocarboxylate uptake permease MctP has protein sequence MNATATLVFVLFFLAVTVMGFYAAHWRRGDLRSIDEWGLGGRRFGTIVTWFLLGGDIYTAYTFIAVPALVFGAGAIGFFALPYTILIYPFAFVVFPKLWHIAKRHGYVTAADVVQGRFNSKPLALAVAVTGIVATMPYIALQLVGIETVIGALGFNTHGALGDLPLIIAFAILAAYTYSSGLRAPAMIAVVKDLLIYVTIGAAVIVVPAQLGGFAHIFSAIPPAKLLLHAPDAASLNGYSAYATLAIGSALALFLYPHSVTAIFSSSSGNTIRRNMALLPAYTFMLGLLALLGFMALAAGLQNMPEFVPYFKAYGPSFAVPALFLHFFPSWFVGVAFAAIGIGALVPAAIMSIAAANLYTRNIHRVYVKQDMTAHQETQVAKLVSLIVKLGALAFIVFLPLTYALQLQLLGGIWIIQTLPAIVLGLYTRVLDSRGLLLGWLVGIVAGTWMAASLHLKSSIYTIHLGGMAIPGYAAVWSLAINIVVAVAVSLVVRLVQGDSRARLDTASGK, from the coding sequence ATGAACGCAACTGCTACCCTGGTTTTCGTGCTGTTTTTCCTGGCCGTGACGGTCATGGGCTTTTATGCGGCCCACTGGCGCCGCGGCGACCTGCGCTCGATCGACGAGTGGGGCCTGGGCGGGCGGCGCTTCGGCACCATCGTGACGTGGTTCCTGCTGGGCGGCGACATCTACACGGCCTACACGTTCATCGCCGTGCCCGCGCTGGTGTTCGGCGCCGGCGCGATCGGCTTTTTCGCGCTGCCTTACACGATTCTGATCTACCCGTTTGCCTTCGTGGTGTTCCCGAAGCTGTGGCATATCGCCAAGCGTCACGGATACGTCACGGCCGCCGACGTCGTGCAGGGTCGTTTCAACAGCAAGCCGCTGGCGCTGGCCGTGGCGGTCACCGGTATCGTCGCGACGATGCCGTACATCGCCTTGCAGCTGGTCGGGATCGAAACCGTGATCGGCGCGCTTGGCTTCAACACGCACGGCGCGCTGGGCGATCTGCCGCTGATCATCGCCTTTGCGATCCTGGCGGCCTACACGTATTCGTCGGGCCTGCGCGCGCCGGCGATGATCGCGGTGGTCAAGGATCTGCTGATCTACGTGACGATCGGCGCGGCGGTGATCGTGGTGCCGGCGCAGCTCGGTGGCTTCGCGCATATCTTCAGTGCGATACCGCCGGCCAAACTGCTGTTGCACGCACCGGACGCCGCCAGCCTGAACGGCTATAGCGCGTACGCCACGCTGGCGATCGGCTCGGCCCTGGCGCTGTTCCTTTATCCGCACTCGGTCACGGCGATTTTCAGTTCGTCCTCGGGCAACACGATTCGCCGCAATATGGCATTGCTGCCGGCCTACACGTTCATGCTCGGCCTGCTTGCGCTGCTGGGCTTCATGGCGCTGGCCGCGGGTTTGCAGAACATGCCGGAGTTCGTGCCGTACTTCAAGGCTTATGGGCCGAGTTTCGCGGTGCCGGCGCTGTTCCTGCATTTCTTCCCGTCGTGGTTCGTCGGCGTCGCGTTTGCCGCCATCGGCATCGGCGCCCTGGTGCCGGCCGCGATCATGTCGATTGCCGCAGCCAATCTGTACACGCGCAATATTCACCGCGTCTACGTCAAGCAGGACATGACCGCTCACCAGGAAACCCAGGTGGCGAAGCTGGTGTCGCTGATCGTCAAGCTCGGCGCGCTGGCGTTCATCGTGTTCCTGCCCCTGACCTATGCGCTGCAGCTGCAGTTGCTCGGCGGCATCTGGATCATTCAGACGCTGCCGGCGATCGTGCTGGGCCTCTACACGCGTGTGCTCGATTCGCGCGGGCTGCTGCTGGGCTGGTTGGTCGGTATCGTTGCCGGTACCTGGATGGCCGCATCGCTGCATCTGAAGTCGTCGATCTACACGATTCACCTGGGTGGCATGGCGATTCCCGGTTATGCGGCAGTTTGGTCGTTGGCGATCAACATCGTCGTGGCGGTGGCGGTCAGTTTGGTGGTCCGTCTGGTGCAGGGCGACTCGCGCGCCCGTCTGGACACGGCCAGCGGTAAGTAA
- a CDS encoding beta-propeller fold lactonase family protein, producing the protein MFASIATRLTKSIVAVAALSCGLGFAASVRAQNVIVLDSGQATLTLIDQATHKVVAVWPTGKEPHHLMLTPDKKSLIVANSVSNDLMFLDPRTGKVQRWVQDIEDPYQLGFSPDHKWFVTNGLRLNRIDIYHYDEKTQGMTLAKRIPLGKTPSHMTFSTDNRTVFVTLQDSDQLAAIDLPTQKVLWTMPVGKTPAGLWMVPGDQYLLVGMTGEDDVAVVDWRKRQVVKRIHTGRGAHNFRWLDDGQHVAVSNRVDSTISIIDYHTLTNVGDITGLMPGPDDMELTADHRYLWVTFRFARHVGIIDMRTRKLIATIPVGRSPHGIFFADRAPVATPNPD; encoded by the coding sequence ATGTTTGCATCCATTGCGACGCGCCTCACGAAATCCATCGTGGCGGTCGCCGCCCTCTCCTGCGGGCTCGGTTTTGCCGCCTCGGTACGCGCGCAGAATGTCATCGTTCTCGATTCCGGCCAAGCCACTCTGACCCTGATTGACCAGGCCACCCACAAGGTCGTCGCCGTATGGCCGACCGGCAAGGAACCGCATCACCTGATGCTCACGCCCGACAAAAAGTCGCTGATCGTGGCCAATTCGGTCTCGAACGACCTGATGTTTCTCGACCCGCGAACCGGCAAGGTACAGCGCTGGGTGCAGGACATCGAAGATCCGTACCAACTCGGTTTTTCCCCCGACCACAAATGGTTCGTCACCAACGGCTTGCGGCTCAACCGCATCGACATCTACCACTACGACGAGAAAACCCAGGGCATGACGCTGGCCAAGCGCATTCCGCTCGGCAAGACGCCCAGCCACATGACGTTTTCCACCGACAATCGCACGGTGTTCGTGACGCTGCAGGACTCCGACCAGTTGGCCGCGATCGACCTGCCGACCCAGAAGGTGCTGTGGACCATGCCGGTGGGCAAAACGCCGGCCGGGCTGTGGATGGTGCCGGGCGACCAGTACCTGCTGGTCGGCATGACCGGCGAGGACGATGTCGCGGTGGTCGACTGGCGCAAGCGGCAAGTCGTCAAGCGTATCCACACCGGGCGCGGCGCGCACAATTTCCGCTGGTTGGACGACGGTCAGCACGTGGCGGTCTCCAATCGGGTCGACAGCACGATCAGCATCATCGACTACCACACGCTGACCAATGTGGGCGATATTACCGGCCTGATGCCCGGACCGGACGATATGGAACTGACCGCGGATCACCGTTATCTGTGGGTCACTTTCCGTTTTGCCCGGCATGTGGGTATCATCGATATGCGTACGCGCAAATTGATAGCGACGATCCCGGTCGGGCGTTCGCCGCACGGCATCTTTTTCGCCGATCGCGCGCCGGTGGCAACACCCAATCCCGACTGA
- a CDS encoding cache domain-containing protein, with the protein MLSVPIPGLRRKLLLLALLPFMIATAIIAVAVVLQAQTLSNSQRRIIAAAYRTSKQAELRHYMDLAQSAIAPLYDSGRNDPATRERALQILSKLEFGTDGYFFVYDLNGKSLMHPRQPELVGQNLWSLRAPDGTSPIQRLIHRAEQGGGFVEYPWRRPSTHQIEPKLGYVLKLDRWGWMIGTGIYLDDVTAALAQIDQHASMNIKRTLLWIGLTGTLGMLAIGICGLALNITDWRSSDAKLKLLANQVVESQEAERGRLSRELHDGVSQMLVSTKLLLESVPAHAGQAGGDPGMVEATIGKALAQINRTLGEIRRISHALRPSMLDDFGLAAALVQLGTEFGETGYMPRENVVVDVSAAQGKSLPDSFNTILFRIAQEALSNIARHASASRVKIALAVLPRQVMLSVMDNGQGFDSEAVQADAQRGIGLRNMRERVESLGGCLQIDSSPGHTELIALIPYHPAQPQTAAALT; encoded by the coding sequence ATGTTGAGCGTCCCTATCCCCGGCCTGCGGCGCAAGCTGCTGCTGCTCGCGCTGCTGCCATTCATGATCGCCACGGCCATCATCGCCGTCGCCGTGGTGCTGCAGGCGCAAACGCTGTCCAACTCGCAGCGACGCATCATCGCGGCGGCCTATCGCACCAGCAAGCAAGCCGAACTGCGGCATTACATGGATCTGGCGCAGAGCGCCATCGCGCCGCTTTATGATTCCGGCCGCAACGACCCCGCCACGCGCGAGCGCGCACTTCAGATATTGTCCAAGCTGGAGTTCGGCACGGACGGTTATTTTTTTGTCTATGACCTCAATGGCAAGTCGCTGATGCATCCGCGCCAGCCGGAACTGGTCGGTCAGAATCTTTGGTCGCTGCGCGCGCCGGACGGCACCTCGCCGATCCAGCGCCTGATCCACCGGGCCGAGCAAGGCGGCGGCTTTGTCGAATACCCGTGGCGGCGGCCCTCAACCCACCAGATCGAGCCGAAGCTCGGCTATGTGCTCAAGCTCGATCGCTGGGGGTGGATGATCGGCACCGGCATCTACCTGGACGATGTCACCGCGGCGCTGGCGCAGATCGACCAGCACGCGTCGATGAACATCAAACGCACACTGTTATGGATTGGCCTGACCGGCACCCTCGGCATGCTGGCGATCGGCATCTGCGGTCTGGCGCTCAATATCACCGACTGGCGCAGCTCCGATGCCAAACTCAAGCTGCTCGCCAATCAGGTGGTGGAATCGCAGGAAGCCGAGCGGGGACGGCTCTCGCGCGAATTGCACGACGGCGTGAGCCAGATGCTGGTGTCGACCAAACTGCTGCTCGAGTCGGTGCCGGCTCACGCCGGGCAGGCAGGGGGCGATCCGGGCATGGTCGAGGCAACCATCGGCAAGGCGCTCGCGCAGATCAACCGGACATTGGGCGAAATCCGCCGTATCTCGCACGCGCTGCGCCCGTCGATGCTCGACGATTTCGGGCTGGCCGCCGCGCTGGTGCAACTCGGCACGGAATTCGGCGAGACCGGCTACATGCCGCGCGAAAACGTCGTCGTCGACGTCTCGGCCGCGCAGGGCAAATCATTGCCGGATTCGTTCAACACGATACTGTTTCGTATCGCCCAGGAAGCACTCTCCAATATCGCCCGCCATGCCTCGGCCAGTCGGGTCAAGATCGCGCTGGCGGTGCTGCCGCGCCAGGTCATGCTCAGCGTGATGGACAACGGGCAGGGGTTCGACAGCGAAGCGGTGCAGGCCGACGCGCAGCGCGGCATCGGCCTGCGCAACATGCGTGAGCGCGTCGAATCGCTGGGCGGCTGCCTGCAGATCGACTCCAGCCCCGGACATACCGAGTTGATCGCGCTGATTCCCTACCATCCCGCGCAGCCGCAGACGGCCGCCGCCCTGACGTGA
- a CDS encoding DUF3311 domain-containing protein has protein sequence MKSTIPAQAGARWRWLLLLPWIALFWVPSYNAVEPTLAGFPFFYWYQLLWVLLSAAITALVYVKTRGLHAAADEREATE, from the coding sequence ATGAAATCGACGATTCCAGCCCAAGCCGGCGCACGCTGGCGATGGCTGCTGCTATTGCCCTGGATTGCGCTGTTCTGGGTGCCATCGTACAACGCCGTTGAGCCCACGCTCGCGGGCTTCCCCTTCTTCTACTGGTACCAACTGCTGTGGGTGCTGCTGAGCGCGGCCATCACGGCGCTGGTGTACGTCAAGACCCGGGGCCTGCATGCGGCCGCCGATGAGCGGGAGGCAACAGAATGA
- a CDS encoding aconitase family protein, with product MEDTVRFDARVLYLSQDPACIRRQLAGESISLAEAGPLRDDVSTDEITPVTVMLVYDERLGRYPYVGFKAGDEMPFGENAVKQGGFAVTVAGKRYGKGSSRESSPLAELSAGIRLIVAQSFERIYQQNCDNIGILTTTDFSVLDRIAAGEAIPMSVFLAGRDELTQRIIRAGGLLNYSRLQQWPAPRKRAADERAEAAAPRTLVQKIIERHLHPASDRAQIGEGVFIAADYRFSHDYFTGMSAHLMHRAFGKPAPLVDPEHIVAFQDHLVLAAQSVPHVRDGLLPGVANLAQGHQAFARDYPVRVHGALPGEPGSEGICHALMAERYALPGQVIVGTDSHTPHSGALGCLAFGAGATEIANSWVTGYVRCKVPQTLRIEVSGRLRPGVTAKDLVLHLLQMETIRSGGAIGVVFEYGGTAVHALSIDERATLTNMVAELGGMTGIVAPDERTVAFLKERRGIDFNLEPWMRSDPGAPYCDVIRIDGERIEPMLARPGDPGNGVPASALSEAVAVDIAYGGSCTAGKRSDFDNYHEVLRWGLEHGLQVAPGTRLYLQFGTLDVRQYCEQRGYLATFEAANVTLVPPGCGSCANCGPGQSTDPGQVTVSAINRNFPGRSGPGRVWLAGPYTVAASALAGKIVSFEQLQRDTATASA from the coding sequence ATGGAAGATACCGTTCGCTTCGACGCCCGTGTGCTGTACCTGTCGCAGGATCCCGCCTGCATCCGCCGCCAGTTGGCTGGCGAATCGATCAGCCTGGCCGAAGCCGGGCCCTTGCGCGACGATGTCTCCACCGACGAAATCACCCCGGTGACCGTCATGCTGGTCTATGACGAGCGGCTGGGCCGTTACCCCTACGTAGGCTTCAAGGCCGGCGACGAAATGCCGTTTGGCGAAAACGCCGTCAAGCAAGGCGGCTTCGCCGTCACCGTGGCCGGCAAGCGCTACGGCAAAGGTTCGTCGCGAGAATCGTCCCCGCTGGCCGAATTGTCGGCCGGCATCCGGCTGATCGTGGCGCAAAGCTTCGAGCGCATTTACCAGCAGAACTGCGACAACATCGGCATTCTCACCACCACCGACTTCTCGGTGCTCGACCGTATCGCCGCCGGCGAGGCAATCCCGATGTCGGTATTTCTGGCCGGCCGAGACGAGCTGACCCAACGCATCATCCGCGCCGGCGGCCTGCTCAACTACAGCCGCCTGCAGCAATGGCCAGCGCCGCGCAAGCGCGCGGCCGACGAGCGTGCCGAAGCGGCCGCACCGCGCACGCTGGTCCAGAAAATCATCGAGCGGCATCTGCATCCGGCCAGCGACCGCGCCCAAATCGGCGAAGGGGTGTTCATTGCGGCCGACTACCGCTTCAGCCACGACTACTTCACCGGCATGAGTGCGCATCTGATGCACCGGGCGTTCGGCAAGCCGGCGCCGCTGGTCGACCCCGAGCATATCGTTGCCTTTCAGGATCATCTGGTCCTGGCCGCGCAAAGCGTGCCGCACGTGCGCGACGGACTGCTGCCGGGCGTGGCCAACCTCGCCCAGGGCCACCAGGCATTCGCTCGCGACTATCCCGTGCGGGTGCATGGCGCGCTGCCCGGCGAGCCCGGCTCGGAGGGCATCTGTCACGCGCTGATGGCCGAGCGCTACGCGCTGCCGGGTCAGGTGATCGTCGGCACCGATTCTCATACGCCGCACTCGGGCGCGCTGGGCTGCCTGGCCTTCGGGGCCGGCGCCACCGAGATCGCCAACAGCTGGGTGACCGGCTACGTGCGCTGCAAGGTGCCGCAGACGCTGCGCATCGAGGTCAGCGGCCGACTGCGCCCCGGCGTGACGGCCAAGGACCTGGTGCTTCATCTGCTGCAGATGGAGACCATCCGCTCCGGCGGCGCGATCGGCGTGGTTTTCGAATACGGCGGCACGGCAGTGCATGCACTGTCGATCGACGAGCGCGCCACGCTGACCAATATGGTGGCCGAGCTGGGCGGAATGACCGGCATCGTCGCGCCGGACGAGAGAACCGTCGCCTTCCTGAAGGAGCGGCGCGGCATCGATTTCAACCTCGAGCCGTGGATGCGCAGCGACCCAGGAGCTCCCTACTGCGACGTCATCCGCATCGATGGCGAGCGCATCGAACCGATGCTGGCCCGCCCCGGCGACCCCGGCAACGGCGTGCCGGCCTCCGCATTGAGCGAGGCGGTGGCGGTCGATATTGCCTATGGCGGCTCCTGCACGGCCGGCAAGCGCAGCGACTTCGACAACTATCACGAAGTGCTGCGCTGGGGGCTCGAACATGGCCTGCAGGTGGCCCCGGGCACCCGCCTTTACCTGCAGTTCGGCACGCTCGACGTGCGCCAGTACTGCGAGCAGCGCGGCTACCTTGCCACTTTCGAGGCCGCCAATGTCACGCTGGTGCCGCCCGGCTGCGGCTCGTGCGCGAACTGCGGCCCGGGGCAATCCACCGACCCCGGGCAGGTGACGGTCAGCGCGATCAACCGGAATTTTCCGGGGCGTTCCGGCCCGGGCCGGGTGTGGCTGGCAGGTCCCTACACCGTGGCCGCCAGCGCGCTGGCCGGCAAAATCGTATCGTTCGAACAATTGCAGCGCGACACAGCGACCGCAAGCGCCTGA
- a CDS encoding alpha/beta fold hydrolase, translating into MFDAFEEVSAVIDGIDIHAIRGGGGPALLLLHGHPQTHVIWHKVAPTLAQHFTVVAADLRGYGDSGRPAGLPDHSNYSKRRMALDQVELMRTLGFDTFSVLAHDRGARVAARMALDHPAVVEKLVTLDIAPTLAMYEQTSFDFARAYWHWFFLIRPAPFPETLIRADPDQYLRQTMGTRSAGLKPFAQEAYAEYLRCLSDPAAAHGLCEDYRASATIDLEHDRADRAAGRRIGCPFMALWGAEGVIEQCFDPLAEWRRLAPHVVGEALPCGHYVPEEAPEQLLAKVMPFLAAK; encoded by the coding sequence GTGTTCGACGCATTCGAGGAAGTCTCAGCCGTCATCGACGGCATCGATATTCATGCCATACGCGGCGGCGGCGGGCCAGCGCTGCTGTTATTGCATGGCCATCCGCAAACCCACGTTATCTGGCACAAGGTGGCGCCCACGCTGGCGCAACATTTCACCGTGGTAGCCGCCGATCTGCGCGGCTACGGCGATAGCGGCAGGCCGGCCGGCCTGCCCGATCACAGCAATTATTCCAAGCGTCGCATGGCGTTGGACCAGGTCGAGCTGATGCGCACGCTGGGATTCGACACTTTTTCGGTGTTGGCGCATGATCGCGGTGCGCGCGTTGCCGCGCGCATGGCGCTCGACCACCCGGCGGTCGTGGAAAAGCTGGTGACACTCGACATCGCGCCGACCCTGGCGATGTACGAGCAAACCTCGTTCGATTTCGCCCGCGCCTACTGGCACTGGTTCTTCCTGATACGCCCGGCGCCGTTTCCGGAGACCCTGATCCGCGCCGACCCGGATCAATACCTGAGACAGACCATGGGCACCCGCAGCGCGGGACTCAAGCCCTTCGCGCAAGAAGCCTACGCCGAATACCTGCGCTGCCTGAGCGACCCGGCCGCCGCGCACGGGCTGTGCGAGGACTACCGCGCCAGCGCGACCATCGACCTGGAGCACGATCGCGCCGACCGCGCAGCCGGGCGCCGGATCGGCTGTCCTTTCATGGCGCTGTGGGGTGCCGAAGGCGTCATCGAGCAGTGTTTCGACCCGCTCGCCGAATGGCGCCGCCTGGCGCCGCACGTCGTCGGCGAGGCGCTGCCGTGCGGGCACTACGTCCCCGAGGAAGCCCCCGAACAATTGTTGGCCAAAGTGATGCCGTTTCTGGCCGCGAAATAG
- a CDS encoding response regulator transcription factor, with the protein MTRLPALIDLLLVDDHPLVRDGLRLRLDAIAGLRVIGEAGNLTDALRLIEQTQPHLVLTDISMKGGSGIALTQAIHQRYPSTRVLVLSMHDNREYAAQARAAGAHGYVLKDSPATQIVEAIYTIMGGGTFFAVDMSAPTPAGAMHGLSEQFAAREIEKLTRREHEILRHLANGLSNKQIASLHGLSVRTVETHRMSIKRKLDIDGQAELIKFAVEFFSQS; encoded by the coding sequence ATGACGCGCCTGCCTGCCCTGATCGATTTGCTGCTGGTCGACGACCATCCGCTGGTGCGCGACGGCCTGCGCCTGCGGCTCGATGCCATTGCCGGTCTTCGCGTGATTGGCGAGGCCGGTAATTTGACCGACGCGTTGCGGTTGATCGAGCAGACCCAGCCCCATCTGGTGCTCACCGACATCAGCATGAAGGGCGGCAGCGGTATTGCATTGACCCAGGCGATTCATCAGAGGTACCCGAGCACGCGGGTGCTGGTGCTGTCGATGCACGACAATCGCGAGTATGCCGCGCAAGCCCGCGCGGCCGGCGCGCACGGCTACGTTCTGAAGGATTCGCCGGCCACGCAGATCGTCGAGGCGATCTACACCATCATGGGCGGCGGCACATTCTTCGCCGTCGACATGAGCGCGCCCACACCGGCGGGCGCCATGCACGGGCTGAGCGAACAATTCGCCGCACGCGAGATCGAAAAACTCACGCGGCGCGAGCATGAAATTCTGCGTCATCTGGCCAATGGGCTCTCCAACAAGCAGATCGCTTCGCTGCACGGCCTGTCGGTGCGCACCGTCGAGACCCATCGCATGTCGATCAAGCGCAAGCTGGATATCGACGGCCAGGCCGAACTGATCAAATTCGCCGTCGAATTCTTCAGCCAGTCCTGA
- a CDS encoding MFS transporter, which translates to MNESHWQRNLAVCFFGAFINIIAMTLVLPFLPVYIEQLGVHGHAAIVQWSGIVYGATFLAGALVAPLWGRLADRFGCKPNLIRASIGMMITMALIGLAQNVWQLAGIRLLVGLAGGYTSGSYVLVAAQTPKHRSAWALGVLSTGIMAGNLMGPLLGGIMPSLIGIRMTFFVASGFISLNCLATCILIREDRPPRPQAQRGARAAAGAAPAPLGNRKLVLSMLATATLLMVANMSIEPIITVYVQQLVSDIRTVTFVSGLAMSAAALGSIVSASRLGKLADRIGGMKVVTGCLAVSGLLLIPQAFVTAAWQLIGLRFLMGLSLGGLLPCVTALIRHNVPDESVGRVLGYSTSSQYVGQVAGPLFGGFVGGHIGMRYVFLATCALLLACAAGNALLAPAGRRRVQTDQAR; encoded by the coding sequence ATGAACGAATCTCACTGGCAACGCAATCTGGCCGTCTGCTTCTTCGGCGCTTTCATCAACATCATCGCGATGACGTTGGTGCTGCCGTTCCTGCCGGTCTATATCGAGCAGCTGGGCGTGCACGGCCACGCCGCGATCGTGCAATGGTCGGGCATCGTCTACGGCGCGACCTTCCTGGCCGGGGCGCTGGTCGCACCATTGTGGGGACGCCTGGCGGACCGCTTCGGTTGCAAGCCGAACCTGATTCGCGCCAGCATCGGCATGATGATCACCATGGCGCTCATCGGGCTGGCCCAGAATGTCTGGCAGTTGGCCGGCATACGGCTGCTGGTCGGCCTGGCCGGCGGCTACACCTCGGGCTCATACGTGCTGGTGGCGGCGCAAACGCCCAAGCACCGCTCGGCCTGGGCGCTCGGCGTGCTGTCGACCGGCATCATGGCGGGCAATCTGATGGGGCCGCTGCTGGGCGGCATCATGCCGTCCCTGATCGGCATCCGCATGACGTTCTTCGTGGCCAGCGGCTTTATTTCGCTCAATTGTCTGGCCACCTGTATTTTGATCAGGGAAGATCGCCCGCCGCGCCCGCAAGCCCAGCGCGGCGCCCGGGCCGCCGCCGGGGCGGCACCGGCGCCGCTGGGCAATCGAAAACTGGTGTTGTCGATGCTGGCGACCGCGACCTTGCTGATGGTCGCCAATATGTCGATCGAACCGATCATTACGGTCTACGTGCAACAACTGGTCAGCGACATCAGGACGGTCACCTTTGTCTCGGGCCTGGCGATGTCGGCCGCCGCGCTTGGCAGCATCGTCTCGGCATCGCGCCTGGGCAAACTGGCCGACCGGATCGGCGGCATGAAGGTCGTCACCGGCTGCCTCGCGGTCTCCGGCCTGCTGCTGATTCCGCAGGCTTTCGTCACCGCGGCGTGGCAGTTGATCGGATTGCGTTTTCTGATGGGACTGTCGCTCGGCGGCCTGCTGCCCTGCGTGACTGCGCTGATCCGGCATAACGTGCCCGACGAGTCGGTCGGCCGCGTGCTGGGCTATTCGACTTCGTCGCAATACGTCGGCCAGGTGGCGGGCCCGCTGTTCGGCGGCTTTGTCGGCGGGCACATCGGCATGCGCTACGTGTTTCTGGCGACCTGCGCGCTGCTGCTCGCCTGCGCCGCGGGCAATGCGCTGCTGGCACCGGCCGGGCGTCGACGCGTGCAGACTGACCAAGCCCGCTGA
- a CDS encoding LysR family transcriptional regulator, protein MNHLLRKLDLTSLRLFVAVCQERNIARAAERESITPSAVSRRIAEIETVIGRPVIHRESRGISVTPVGEMVMRHAQAVIASFESLDAELSQFATGAKGSVKVVANLSAIVQFLPEDIAAYTRIFPDVEIQVDERSTSSVLRSVSESGADFGICNAVPGIKDLESLPYRTDRLFLLVPRGHRLSDATAVTLADMARENFVGLGSDTSLARLLAQQARSLGLDMKVKIRVNSFDALCRMVHVRLGIAVLPQHIGELYVDTLDLQLVPIAEPWASREQIVVFRQRERLTAAASALVNFLTNKR, encoded by the coding sequence ATGAACCATTTGCTTCGCAAACTCGATCTGACCTCGCTCAGGCTGTTCGTCGCCGTGTGTCAGGAAAGAAACATCGCCCGTGCCGCAGAGCGCGAGTCCATTACGCCTTCGGCGGTGAGCCGGCGCATTGCCGAGATTGAGACGGTGATCGGGCGGCCCGTGATCCACCGGGAGTCGCGCGGTATTTCGGTCACGCCGGTCGGCGAGATGGTGATGCGCCATGCCCAGGCGGTCATCGCCAGCTTCGAGAGTCTCGACGCCGAACTCTCGCAATTCGCCACTGGCGCCAAGGGCAGCGTCAAGGTGGTCGCCAATTTATCGGCCATCGTGCAGTTTCTGCCCGAGGATATCGCGGCCTACACGCGTATTTTTCCGGATGTCGAAATTCAGGTAGACGAAAGGTCGACCTCGAGCGTGTTGCGCAGCGTCAGCGAGAGCGGCGCGGACTTTGGCATCTGCAACGCGGTACCCGGCATCAAGGATCTGGAATCGCTGCCGTATCGTACCGACCGGCTGTTCCTGCTGGTGCCGCGCGGGCATCGGCTGAGCGATGCGACTGCCGTCACACTGGCCGATATGGCGCGCGAGAACTTCGTCGGCCTGGGCAGCGACACGTCGCTCGCGCGGCTGCTCGCCCAGCAGGCCAGGAGCCTCGGGCTGGACATGAAGGTGAAGATCCGCGTCAACAGCTTCGATGCGCTGTGCCGCATGGTGCACGTGCGCCTGGGCATCGCTGTGCTGCCGCAGCATATCGGCGAGCTGTATGTCGACACGCTGGACCTGCAACTGGTGCCGATCGCGGAACCGTGGGCATCGCGCGAGCAGATCGTGGTATTTCGCCAGCGCGAGCGGTTGACCGCGGCTGCCTCGGCCCTGGTCAATTTCCTGACCAACAAGCGCTGA